A genomic region of Methanobacterium sp. SMA-27 contains the following coding sequences:
- a CDS encoding DUF5518 domain-containing protein — MDWKIIGIGALINAALTIILSWIFLPLFFLGPIAGGFIASYLSKGYEDYDEMDTKDGAVLGAISGIIGGLIIGLLLVLGASDICHHRINIYQNRININWIYYNSIISNYELYFRIIRRSIRGYS; from the coding sequence ATGGATTGGAAAATTATAGGAATAGGTGCTCTAATTAATGCTGCTTTAACTATTATCTTATCATGGATATTCTTACCCTTATTTTTTTTAGGCCCAATTGCTGGAGGATTCATAGCATCTTATCTCAGTAAAGGATATGAAGATTATGATGAAATGGATACAAAAGACGGGGCAGTTTTAGGAGCAATTTCTGGAATAATTGGTGGTTTAATAATAGGTTTACTATTGGTTCTAGGTGCGAGTGATATATGCCATCACAGGATTAATATCTACCAAAATAGGATTAATATTAACTGGATATATTATAATTCAATTATCAGTAATTATGAGCTTTATTTTAGGATTATTAGGAGGAGTATTAGGGGTTATTCTTAA
- a CDS encoding nuclear transport factor 2 family protein yields MASISNKERAIAFIISFETGNRQIIENWVSEDYTPHYPDVRDGKDALLDYFDTLQKIDIIIDIRRAIEDGDYVAVHSEYSGPLVVFDVFRFEDGKIVEHWATGQESVQKTVNGHSMIDGPTEIHDLDKTSENKTLIKEWENVLINRDYGKIKNFFDDDNYVQHNPLFKDGLSGLRKGHIELGKQGMDMELNKNHMIIGEGNFVLSVNEGNWRGEHVSFFDLFRIENGKFADYWDVIETILPPEEWKNQNGKF; encoded by the coding sequence ATGGCTTCAATATCCAATAAAGAAAGGGCAATAGCATTTATAATAAGTTTTGAAACAGGGAATAGACAGATCATTGAAAATTGGGTTTCTGAAGATTATACACCCCATTATCCTGATGTTAGAGATGGTAAAGATGCACTTTTAGATTATTTTGATACTCTACAAAAAATTGATATCATCATTGATATTAGAAGAGCAATTGAAGATGGTGATTATGTTGCTGTACACAGTGAATACTCAGGGCCATTGGTAGTATTTGATGTATTCAGATTTGAAGATGGGAAAATAGTTGAACATTGGGCAACTGGACAGGAAAGTGTACAAAAAACAGTCAATGGTCACAGTATGATAGATGGACCAACAGAAATACACGATCTGGATAAAACTAGTGAAAATAAAACATTGATTAAAGAATGGGAAAATGTGCTTATTAATAGGGATTATGGTAAGATTAAGAATTTCTTTGATGATGATAATTATGTACAGCATAATCCATTGTTTAAAGATGGGCTTTCAGGACTCCGTAAAGGCCATATAGAACTGGGTAAACAGGGCATGGATATGGAACTAAATAAAAATCATATGATTATAGGTGAAGGAAACTTTGTATTATCTGTAAATGAAGGAAACTGGAGAGGAGAACATGTTTCATTTTTTGACCTTTTCAGAATAGAAAATGGGAAATTTGCAGATTATTGGGATGTAATCGAGACTATCCTACCTCCAGAAGAATGGAAAAATCAAAATGGTAAATTTTAA
- a CDS encoding transglutaminase-like domain-containing protein produces MIFICGIFIISTSGTNVVFGVMDENIDNGVKVDGYYEYKHPFIQELAQNITKNIKGTKKIKIVQNLKFIQNLKNPTRLEICKAVFIWMHNNVVYEKPMYFNSKHYAVETAKLSRGNCCDQARLFIALCRAAGIPHNAIEFNYSGAVQFAGENIYGHVWPVVTLENGSQIICDTSSKSSTFGHPTWKNKGSISESYDLKL; encoded by the coding sequence GTGATTTTTATATGTGGAATATTCATTATCAGTACAAGTGGTACAAATGTTGTTTTTGGTGTCATGGATGAAAATATAGATAATGGAGTTAAAGTGGATGGTTACTATGAATATAAACATCCATTTATTCAGGAACTGGCTCAAAACATCACAAAAAATATTAAAGGCACCAAAAAAATTAAAATCGTCCAAAACCTTAAATTCATCCAAAACCTTAAAAATCCTACCCGGCTTGAGATTTGTAAAGCTGTTTTTATATGGATGCACAACAATGTAGTGTATGAAAAACCCATGTATTTTAATTCTAAACATTACGCAGTGGAAACAGCTAAGTTAAGCCGGGGAAATTGTTGTGATCAGGCAAGGTTATTTATTGCACTTTGCAGGGCAGCTGGAATACCCCATAATGCAATAGAATTTAATTACTCAGGCGCTGTTCAATTTGCAGGGGAAAATATATATGGACATGTATGGCCCGTAGTAACTCTGGAAAACGGATCCCAAATAATTTGTGATACCTCCTCTAAAAGTAGCACATTTGGACACCCTACATGGAAAAATAAAGGTTCAATATCTGAAAGTTATGACTTGAAACTGTAA
- a CDS encoding VOC family protein, with the protein MQKIIPFLWFDGNAIEAMNFYTSIFQNSKIMNIMYYGEAGPEPEEKVMSATFKLARQQFTALNGGPEFTFTPAISFFVNCETIEEIDALWDNLLDDGTVLIELGKYPISEKFGWIQDKLGVSWQLNLTKIEQKICPFLMFVGQQKWKAEEAIEFYMSIFDNSEIIEMLHYGPGEEEPAGTVKRARFSLNGQEFMAIDSNREHEFDFTPAISFFVNCKTQEEIDILWEKLSDKGEKQRMGWLTDKYGISWQVIPSILDEMLKDKDPDKSKRVMEAMMKMDKMDIKKFKQAYEG; encoded by the coding sequence ATGCAAAAAATTATTCCATTCCTATGGTTTGATGGTAATGCAATCGAAGCAATGAATTTTTATACATCCATTTTTCAAAATTCAAAGATTATGAATATAATGTATTATGGTGAAGCAGGCCCAGAACCCGAAGAAAAAGTAATGTCTGCTACATTTAAACTTGCTAGACAACAATTTACTGCATTAAATGGTGGACCAGAATTTACTTTCACACCTGCCATATCATTTTTTGTTAACTGTGAAACAATCGAAGAAATAGATGCTTTATGGGATAATCTCTTGGATGATGGAACAGTATTAATTGAACTGGGCAAATATCCTATCAGCGAAAAATTTGGATGGATTCAAGATAAATTAGGTGTTTCATGGCAGCTGAACCTAACAAAGATAGAGCAGAAGATCTGTCCGTTTCTAATGTTTGTTGGGCAACAAAAATGGAAAGCAGAGGAAGCAATAGAGTTTTATATGTCAATATTTGACAATAGCGAAATCATAGAAATGTTACACTATGGTCCAGGGGAAGAAGAACCAGCAGGCACTGTTAAACGTGCCAGATTTTCACTCAATGGCCAGGAGTTTATGGCAATAGACAGCAACAGAGAACATGAATTTGATTTCACACCTGCAATATCTTTCTTTGTTAACTGTAAAACACAGGAAGAAATAGATATATTATGGGAAAAACTATCTGATAAGGGAGAAAAACAAAGAATGGGCTGGCTCACTGATAAATATGGAATATCCTGGCAGGTTATCCCATCTATACTTGATGAAATGTTAAAGGATAAGGATCCTGATAAATCTAAAAGAGTTATGGAAGCAATGATGAAAATGGATAAAATGGATATCAAAAAATTCAAGCAAGCATATGAAGGATAG
- a CDS encoding SRPBCC family protein: MAKVDITAEPGKLEILIIREFDAPRELVFKAFTDPQLYVQWIGPRGMKTDLGRFEQRDGGSWRYIQTDEQGNKFAFHGVNHEIKAPERIISTFEYEGLPESGHVILQTARFEELPGDRTKLISQSVFQSVEDRDGMLASGMEMGVNESYERLDEVLKNLKK, encoded by the coding sequence ATGGCAAAAGTTGATATTACAGCAGAACCGGGGAAACTTGAGATATTAATAATTCGTGAGTTTGATGCTCCACGAGAACTTGTTTTTAAAGCATTTACAGATCCACAGTTATATGTACAGTGGATTGGTCCACGTGGCATGAAAACAGACCTTGGAAGGTTTGAACAGAGAGATGGTGGATCATGGAGATACATTCAAACAGATGAACAAGGGAATAAATTCGCATTTCACGGGGTAAATCATGAAATCAAAGCTCCTGAGAGAATTATAAGTACATTTGAATATGAGGGATTGCCAGAAAGCGGTCATGTTATATTACAAACAGCTAGATTTGAAGAATTACCAGGCGACAGAACAAAACTAATATCTCAATCTGTATTCCAGTCTGTAGAGGATCGAGATGGTATGCTAGCTTCGGGCATGGAAATGGGGGTAAATGAATCGTATGAACGGCTCGATGAAGTTTTAAAAAATTTGAAGAAATAG